A region of the Leucobacter komagatae genome:
AACTTTGAACTACGACTCTGGGTGCCAGAAGGAGCAACAACGTGAGCGAAGAACTGGGCAGGCACACTGCATCGCCGAAGGGCGGCCCGATCCGGCTGCTCATCGCTGACGACGAGCACCTCATCCGGAGCGCGCTCGAAGCGTTGCTCGGGCTCGAACCCGACATCGAAGTGGTCGCCGGAACCGACAACGGCGCGAGTGCGGCCGAGCTCGCGATCGAGTTGCAGCCTGACATCTGCCTGCTCGACCTCGAGATGCCACAGGCAGACGGAATCGAGGCTGCCGAGCGGATCGCGGCCAAGGTTCCCACCGCCCGCGTCATCATCGTGACGCGGCATGCCAGGCCCGGGGTGCTCAGGCGGGCGCTCGCCGCAAAGATCGCTGGTTTCGTGCCGAAGTCGACGCCAGCGGGCGACCTCGCGAACGTCATCCGTGACGTCGCGGCGGGCAAGCGCTACATTGACCCCGAGATCGCTGCGGCCGCGCTGACCGCCGAGCGCAGCCCGCTCACCGACCGGGAGCTCGACGTGCTGCGGGCGACGCGGACGTCG
Encoded here:
- a CDS encoding response regulator transcription factor yields the protein MSEELGRHTASPKGGPIRLLIADDEHLIRSALEALLGLEPDIEVVAGTDNGASAAELAIELQPDICLLDLEMPQADGIEAAERIAAKVPTARVIIVTRHARPGVLRRALAAKIAGFVPKSTPAGDLANVIRDVAAGKRYIDPEIAAAALTAERSPLTDRELDVLRATRTSSSVQEIADALFLSAGTVRNYLSAAMTKLGASNRYDAAEHAWQQGWI